A stretch of Lysinibacillus agricola DNA encodes these proteins:
- a CDS encoding LytTR family DNA-binding domain-containing protein, whose product MDPKQIEEIMEIIKEFFPENTSIAISDTNEYLYYQPSKKVDLKIKPGDPIKEGSAAHKALSYGQKISSYIEPDVFGIAYYGMSIPLMEEGETKGAITAIFPQKPSAFLTNYITIKIDDCWYPIKHDQVIYLETQLRKTFVKTMSREGYHRLNLSDLELFLAPDSFIRCHRSYIVNIDYIDEIQPDSHSTFLLIMKDGTRIPVSQRYASYFRRSLGF is encoded by the coding sequence GTGGATCCAAAACAAATTGAAGAAATTATGGAGATTATTAAGGAGTTCTTTCCTGAGAATACTTCCATCGCAATTTCCGATACAAACGAATACTTGTATTACCAACCGAGCAAAAAAGTTGATTTGAAAATCAAGCCTGGTGACCCAATTAAAGAAGGTTCAGCTGCTCATAAAGCATTAAGCTACGGGCAAAAGATAAGCTCTTACATTGAACCTGATGTATTTGGCATAGCATATTACGGCATGAGTATTCCTTTAATGGAGGAAGGCGAGACTAAGGGTGCTATTACTGCTATCTTCCCACAAAAGCCATCAGCATTTTTAACGAACTACATTACCATCAAAATTGATGATTGCTGGTACCCAATCAAGCATGATCAAGTCATTTATCTTGAAACACAGCTTCGAAAAACATTTGTTAAAACGATGAGCCGTGAAGGTTATCACCGCTTAAACCTAAGTGATCTTGAGCTATTTTTAGCACCTGACTCATTTATACGCTGTCACCGCTCTTATATCGTTAACATTGACTACATTGATGAAATTCAACCAGACTCACATTCAACATTTTTATTAATCATGAAAGACGGTACTCGTATTCCTGTTAGCCAACGCTACGCAAGCTACTTCCGTCGTTCTTTAGGCTTCTAA